A genomic region of Pseudomonas sp. KU43P contains the following coding sequences:
- a CDS encoding multicopper oxidase family protein, which yields MSFTRRQMLKGLTGLVVVGLGAGGAARYWLGKVEDENAGHDYELIAAPLDVELVPGFKTEAWAFGPSAPGTELRVRQGTWLRVRFINHLPVETTIHWHGIRLPLEMDGVPYVSQLPVKPGEYFDYKFRVPDAGSYWYHPHVSSSEELGRGLVGPLIVEEREPTGFLHERTLSLKNWHVDEQGAWLPFSIPREAARNGTAGRLITINGQAGSVTELPAGQVVRLRLLNLDNTWTYRLNLKGNCEARIYALDGNPVTPRPMDDEYWLGPGMRICLAIRIPEAGEEISLRDGFVRLGTLRSVAGNDAPSDWPPALPPNPVAEPDLENAEKLNFNFEWVGKVSVNTENGRPPSLWQINGQAWDITDKTCADRPIATLQKGKSYIFELKNMTQYQHPIHLHGMSFKVIASNRRDIVEPWFTDTYLLGKNERAQVALVADNPGTWMFHCHVIDHMETGLMAAIAVV from the coding sequence ATGTCCTTCACCCGTCGACAAATGCTCAAGGGCCTGACTGGCCTTGTTGTGGTAGGCCTGGGCGCTGGAGGCGCAGCGCGCTACTGGCTGGGCAAGGTGGAGGACGAGAACGCCGGGCACGACTATGAGCTGATCGCAGCCCCGCTGGACGTCGAGTTGGTGCCTGGCTTCAAAACCGAAGCCTGGGCCTTCGGCCCGTCGGCGCCGGGCACCGAGCTGCGGGTACGCCAGGGCACTTGGCTGCGGGTGCGATTCATCAACCATCTGCCAGTCGAGACCACCATCCACTGGCACGGTATACGCCTGCCGCTGGAAATGGATGGCGTGCCATATGTCTCGCAACTGCCGGTCAAGCCGGGCGAGTACTTCGACTACAAGTTCCGCGTGCCTGACGCCGGCAGCTATTGGTATCACCCCCACGTCAGCAGCTCGGAAGAGCTCGGCCGCGGCCTGGTCGGGCCGCTGATCGTCGAGGAGCGCGAGCCCACGGGGTTTCTTCACGAGCGCACGCTGAGCCTGAAGAACTGGCACGTGGACGAGCAGGGCGCCTGGCTGCCGTTCAGCATCCCCCGCGAGGCGGCACGCAATGGCACCGCCGGGCGGCTGATCACCATCAACGGCCAGGCCGGCTCGGTGACCGAGCTACCGGCCGGCCAGGTGGTGCGCCTGCGGCTGCTGAACCTGGACAACACTTGGACCTACCGCCTCAATCTCAAGGGCAACTGCGAAGCCAGGATCTACGCCCTCGACGGCAACCCGGTGACCCCGCGGCCCATGGACGACGAGTACTGGCTTGGTCCTGGCATGCGCATTTGCCTGGCCATTCGCATCCCCGAGGCGGGCGAGGAAATTTCCCTGCGTGACGGTTTCGTGCGCCTGGGCACCTTGCGCTCGGTGGCTGGCAACGACGCGCCGAGCGATTGGCCGCCAGCACTGCCGCCCAACCCGGTAGCCGAACCAGACCTGGAGAATGCCGAAAAGCTCAACTTCAATTTCGAATGGGTTGGCAAGGTTTCGGTGAACACCGAGAATGGCAGGCCGCCGAGCCTGTGGCAGATCAACGGCCAGGCATGGGACATCACCGACAAGACCTGCGCCGACCGCCCGATCGCCACGCTGCAGAAGGGCAAGAGCTACATCTTCGAGCTGAAGAACATGACCCAGTACCAGCACCCGATCCACCTGCATGGCATGAGCTTCAAGGTGATCGCCTCGAACCGCCGCGACATCGTCGAGCCGTGGTTCACCGACACCTACCTGCTGGGCAAGAACGAACGTGCCCAGGTGGCACTGGTGGCAGATAACCCAGGCACCTGGATGTTCCACTGCCACGTCATCGACCACATGGAAACCGGCCTGATGGCCGCGATCGCGGTCGTGTGA
- the mltF gene encoding membrane-bound lytic murein transglycosylase MltF — protein sequence MFAHTALRQRCAKWLFATGLFLMLGACVEKPSTLERVKEDGVLRVITRNSPATYFQDRNGETGFEYELVKHFADDLGVKLEIETADNLDELFDDLGKPSGPVLAAAGLVSSERRKAQAKFSHPYLEVTPQVIYRNGRPRPTDAKGLVGKKIMVLKGSTHADQLAELKKQYPGLQYEESDAVEVVDLLRMVDEGQIDLTLVDSNELAMNQVYFPNVRVAFDLGDARDQRWAVAAGEDNSLLNEVNEYLDKAQKNGTLQRLKDRYYGHVDVLGYVGAYTFAQHLQQRLPKYEKHFKSYAKVEQVDWRLLAAIGYQESMWQPEVTSKTGVRGLMMLTQRTAQAMGVSNRLDPKQSIQGGAKYFMKIKAELDDSIQEPDRTWFALAAYNVGSGHLEDARTLAKREKLNPNKWLDVKKMLPRLSQKQWYRQTKYGYARGGEPVHFVANIRRYYDILTWVTQPQLEGQVAEGGLHVPGVNKDKPAEQSPPM from the coding sequence ATGTTCGCCCACACTGCTTTGCGCCAGCGATGCGCCAAATGGCTCTTCGCAACCGGACTCTTTCTGATGCTCGGTGCCTGCGTTGAAAAACCCAGCACCCTCGAGCGCGTGAAGGAGGATGGCGTGCTGCGCGTCATCACCCGCAACAGCCCGGCCACCTACTTCCAGGACCGCAACGGCGAAACCGGCTTCGAGTATGAACTGGTCAAGCATTTCGCCGACGATCTCGGCGTCAAGCTGGAGATCGAGACGGCCGACAATCTAGATGAATTGTTCGACGACCTCGGCAAGCCCTCCGGCCCGGTGCTGGCAGCGGCCGGTCTGGTCAGCAGCGAGCGGCGCAAAGCGCAGGCCAAGTTCTCCCATCCCTACCTCGAAGTGACCCCACAGGTCATCTACCGCAACGGCCGCCCTCGCCCCACCGATGCCAAAGGGCTGGTCGGCAAGAAGATCATGGTGCTCAAGGGCAGCACCCATGCTGACCAGTTGGCCGAGCTGAAAAAGCAGTACCCGGGCCTGCAATACGAAGAATCCGACGCGGTCGAGGTGGTCGACCTGCTGCGCATGGTCGATGAGGGCCAGATCGACCTGACCCTGGTCGACTCCAACGAACTGGCGATGAACCAGGTGTACTTCCCCAACGTGCGGGTCGCCTTCGACCTGGGTGACGCCCGCGACCAGCGCTGGGCGGTAGCGGCAGGCGAAGACAACAGCCTGCTCAACGAGGTAAACGAATACCTCGACAAAGCGCAGAAGAACGGCACCCTGCAGCGCCTGAAAGACCGCTACTACGGCCATGTCGATGTACTGGGCTATGTAGGCGCCTATACCTTCGCCCAGCACCTGCAGCAGCGCCTGCCCAAGTACGAGAAGCACTTCAAGAGCTACGCCAAGGTCGAACAGGTCGATTGGCGCCTGCTGGCCGCGATTGGCTACCAGGAATCGATGTGGCAACCGGAAGTCACCTCCAAGACCGGCGTACGCGGCCTGATGATGCTGACCCAGCGCACCGCCCAGGCCATGGGCGTGTCCAACCGCCTGGACCCCAAGCAGAGCATCCAGGGCGGCGCCAAGTACTTCATGAAGATCAAGGCCGAGCTCGACGACAGCATCCAGGAACCGGACCGCACCTGGTTCGCCCTGGCGGCCTATAACGTCGGCAGCGGCCACCTGGAAGACGCCCGCACCCTGGCCAAGCGCGAGAAGCTCAACCCGAACAAGTGGCTGGATGTGAAGAAGATGCTGCCGCGCCTGTCGCAGAAGCAATGGTACCGGCAGACCAAGTACGGCTATGCCCGCGGGGGTGAACCGGTGCATTTCGTCGCCAACATCCGGCGTTACTACGACATTCTCACCTGGGTGACCCAACCACAGCTCGAGGGCCAGGTGGCCGAAGGCGGCCTGCATGTGCCGGGGGTCAACAAGGACAAGCCGGCGGAGCAGTCGCCGCCAATGTAA
- a CDS encoding HET-C-related protein — protein sequence MHTDTDANSPIFESTYALNQLVAFAQHTDKNLFAALLMSVFGTDLNVEAYTKLHAALLEGSMANPLYQVESQSSAATHYDATVRTIFVAETEIAQARSQDFESLNLLNAMTRAFGEYLDSVIRQDVGELTPITSRRSPVKHEVGTDYAAMIFFCGPRTADGVVFATCAGDDLHLTLPNQERLPKAARFSAGDGDEKPGSFGHESLENGLAAVGFTNEERRSIYFGNWLRDYSQLLDPKIVRKHDEPKNFPSKLSRIALTQLVDLLALKAFHDLQVTPEERQAYTVVPHMLGVYRPSEHIDNPLNPATDALDPQHIDTDFEPLVTQGHSLLEVDQQSSMSAYVTRAARYMYDKLIDAMQAGNTIEGRRYFGEALHVLEDYFSHSNFVELCLRKRGYDVLPWTTETNCKHGFPIVTGMFGGLDVIASIAEPLGKIFFEVQNLDFKRTKPGDRSDAEQVLLILLAEHESDIPLAWLNQFLAWRDQAAADPLFGLYEVSTWIAKVPLMLLQNAINTTIQGILHWLGDNIDDYQTLSGHNPNEIAGLHPTHSQLAKDHDTHPFHDLAAYLATYAVQEVGRSMYQYWQGDTERDPATVAMSFIQHPNDDFWHDDIVAAWEAMDRERARKMIRLGGNLGDLAELQAQLAKEEEERVRVLGESFRNAPNSVSDIISNAFPFG from the coding sequence ATGCATACCGACACAGACGCCAACAGCCCAATTTTTGAAAGCACCTATGCGCTGAACCAACTAGTAGCCTTTGCCCAGCACACCGATAAGAATCTTTTTGCAGCGCTGCTCATGTCCGTTTTTGGCACAGACTTGAATGTGGAGGCCTATACAAAACTGCATGCAGCCTTGCTTGAGGGCAGCATGGCCAACCCGCTGTATCAGGTTGAGTCACAAAGCAGCGCCGCCACCCATTATGACGCTACGGTCCGCACGATTTTCGTGGCCGAGACTGAGATCGCGCAGGCACGATCCCAAGATTTTGAAAGCCTAAACCTGCTCAATGCCATGACCCGGGCATTTGGCGAATACCTCGATAGCGTGATCAGGCAAGACGTTGGCGAACTCACTCCGATCACTTCACGTCGGTCACCTGTGAAGCACGAGGTTGGCACCGATTATGCGGCAATGATCTTTTTCTGCGGGCCCAGAACGGCGGACGGTGTCGTGTTCGCCACCTGCGCCGGAGACGATTTGCACCTGACATTACCCAACCAGGAACGTCTCCCCAAAGCGGCAAGATTTTCTGCAGGCGATGGGGATGAAAAACCTGGCTCGTTTGGTCACGAGTCCCTCGAAAATGGCTTGGCAGCCGTAGGTTTCACCAATGAGGAACGCCGGAGTATCTATTTTGGCAACTGGCTGCGTGATTACTCGCAACTGCTGGATCCGAAGATCGTGCGCAAGCATGACGAGCCCAAGAACTTTCCTTCAAAACTGTCTCGGATAGCGTTGACGCAACTGGTCGACCTCTTGGCACTCAAGGCGTTTCACGATCTTCAGGTGACGCCGGAAGAACGCCAGGCCTATACCGTGGTGCCTCACATGCTAGGGGTCTATCGCCCATCAGAGCATATTGACAACCCACTGAACCCGGCCACTGACGCACTCGACCCGCAACACATCGATACGGATTTCGAACCCCTGGTAACGCAGGGGCATTCCTTACTGGAGGTCGACCAGCAAAGCTCGATGTCTGCCTACGTCACACGTGCTGCACGCTACATGTATGACAAGCTCATCGATGCCATGCAAGCAGGTAACACCATCGAGGGCAGGCGCTATTTTGGTGAAGCGCTGCATGTACTGGAAGATTACTTTTCCCATTCAAACTTCGTCGAACTGTGCCTGCGTAAACGGGGGTATGACGTACTCCCCTGGACCACTGAAACGAACTGCAAGCATGGGTTTCCCATAGTTACCGGCATGTTCGGCGGCCTGGACGTCATCGCCAGCATCGCCGAGCCGTTGGGCAAGATTTTCTTCGAGGTGCAGAATCTCGACTTCAAACGCACAAAGCCGGGCGATCGCAGTGATGCAGAACAGGTGTTGCTCATATTGCTCGCAGAACACGAGAGCGATATACCACTGGCGTGGCTGAACCAGTTCCTCGCGTGGCGAGACCAGGCAGCGGCAGATCCACTGTTTGGTCTATACGAAGTCAGCACCTGGATAGCCAAGGTTCCACTGATGCTGTTGCAGAATGCAATCAACACCACTATTCAGGGGATACTCCACTGGCTGGGCGACAACATCGACGACTACCAGACACTGTCCGGCCACAATCCCAATGAGATAGCCGGCTTGCATCCGACTCACTCTCAACTTGCCAAAGATCACGATACTCACCCATTCCATGACTTGGCAGCCTACCTGGCCACCTATGCAGTGCAGGAAGTGGGCCGTTCGATGTATCAGTACTGGCAGGGCGACACTGAGCGAGACCCCGCTACCGTGGCCATGAGCTTCATCCAGCACCCCAATGATGATTTCTGGCATGACGACATCGTCGCGGCGTGGGAAGCAATGGACCGTGAGCGAGCGCGAAAGATGATCCGCCTGGGTGGCAACCTCGGTGACCTTGCAGAACTGCAGGCGCAACTTGCAAAGGAAGAAGAGGAACGAGTGAGAGTGTTGGGTGAAAGCTTTAGAAACGCCCCCAATAGCGTTTCAGACATCATCAGCAACGCGTTCCCGTTCGGTTGA
- the tadA gene encoding tRNA adenosine(34) deaminase TadA has protein sequence MRPQIIDRSRDQEFMRLALDLAAQGAALGEVPVGAVLVQHGQVIGQGFNRPIIDSDPSAHAEMVAIRAAARSASNYRLPGSTLYVTLEPCSMCAGLIVHSRVARVVYGALEPKAGVVQSQGQFFSQGFLNHRVMFEGGVLAEACGQILSEFFKARRAKG, from the coding sequence ATGCGCCCGCAGATCATCGATCGCAGCCGCGATCAGGAATTCATGCGCCTGGCCCTGGACCTGGCGGCACAAGGCGCCGCACTGGGCGAGGTGCCGGTGGGCGCGGTGCTGGTGCAGCATGGCCAGGTGATCGGGCAGGGCTTCAATCGGCCAATCATCGACAGCGACCCCAGTGCCCATGCCGAGATGGTGGCGATTCGCGCGGCAGCCAGGTCGGCCAGCAATTACCGCCTGCCGGGCAGCACCCTGTACGTGACGCTGGAGCCTTGCAGCATGTGCGCGGGGTTGATCGTGCATTCGCGGGTGGCGCGGGTGGTGTACGGGGCGCTGGAGCCCAAGGCAGGGGTCGTGCAGAGCCAGGGGCAGTTTTTCAGCCAGGGGTTCCTGAACCACCGGGTGATGTTCGAGGGTGGGGTACTGGCCGAGGCGTGCGGGCAGATATTGAGCGAGTTCTTCAAAGCTCGTCGGGCCAAGGGCTGA
- the purL gene encoding phosphoribosylformylglycinamidine synthase: MLILRGAPALSAFRHGKLLEQLSQKVPAVTGLYAEFAHFADVDGELTADQQQVLGRLLKYGPSVPVQEPTGRLFLVVPRLGTISPWASKASDIAHNCGLQSIQRLERGIAYYVAGELSEADAALVAAELHDRMTQRVLAQLEQASDLFSHAQPKPMTSVDILAGGRAALAQANIDLGLALAEDEIDYLVNAFQGLARNPNDIELMMFAQANSEHCRHKIFNASWDIDGQAQEKSLFGMIKNTYQMHNEGVLSAYKDNASVIVGNVAGRFFPNPETRQYGAVQEPVHILMKVETHNHPTAIAPFCGASTGSGGEIRDEGATGRGAKPKAGLTGFTVSNLRIPGFEQPWEQAYGKPERIVDALDIMIEGPLGGAAFNNEFGRPALTGYFRTFEQAINTPHGEEVRGYHKPIMLAGGMGNIREDHVQKGEITVGAKLIVLGGPAMLIGLGGGAASSVATGASSADLDFASVQRENPEMERRCQEVIDRCWQLGDANPIAFIHDVGAGGISNAFPELVNDGGRGGRFELRNVPNDEPGMAPHEIWSNESQERYVLAVSAVDFERFQAICERERCPFAVVGEATEEPHLTVTDSHFDNTPVDMPLDVLLGKPPRMHRSVTREAELGDDFDPSKVDLDNAVQRVLNHPAVASKSFLITIGDRTITGLVARDQMVGPWQVPVADCAVTATSFDVYTGEAMAMGERTPLALLDAPASGRMAIGETLTNLAAARIEKLSDIKLSANWMSAAGHPGEDARLYDTVKAVGMELCPELGITIPVGKDSMSMKTKWSEDGVEKSVTSPMSLIITGFAPVSDIRKTLTPQLRMDKGETDLILIDLGRGKNRMGASILAQTHGKIAAQAPDVDDAEDLKAFFAVIQGLNADGHLLAYHDRSDGGLLTTVVEMAFAGHCGLDLQLDPLTDNRNDVPAILFNEELGAVIQVRQDATPDVLAQFSAAGLGEGCVAVIGKPVNNAEVSISLNGEVLFDDDRRMLQRQWAETSYQVQRLRDNADCADQEFDALLEEDNPGLSVKVGYDVNEDIAAPYIKKGVRPQVAILREQGVNGQVEMAAAFDRAGFAAIDVHMSDILAGRVDFEAFKGLVACGGFSYGDVLGAGEGWAKSALFNTRARDAFQAFFERTDSFALGVCNGCQMMSNLHELIPGTEYWPHFVRNRSEQFEARVAMVEVQKSNSIFLQGMAGSRMPIAIAHGEGHAEFANEEALLEADLSGCVALRYVDNHGKVTEAYPANPNGSPRGITGLTSRDGRVTIMMPHPERVFRAVQNSWRPDEWQEDAALMRMFRNARVWVN; the protein is encoded by the coding sequence ATGTTGATCCTGCGCGGCGCTCCTGCCCTTTCTGCCTTTCGCCACGGTAAATTACTCGAGCAACTGAGCCAGAAAGTCCCCGCTGTTACTGGTTTGTATGCCGAATTTGCCCACTTCGCCGACGTTGACGGCGAGCTGACCGCCGACCAGCAGCAGGTGCTGGGCCGTCTGCTCAAGTACGGCCCGAGCGTGCCGGTACAGGAGCCGACCGGCCGCCTGTTCCTGGTGGTGCCGCGCCTGGGCACCATCTCGCCTTGGGCCAGCAAGGCCAGCGACATTGCCCACAACTGCGGCCTGCAGTCGATCCAGCGCCTGGAGCGCGGCATCGCCTACTACGTCGCGGGTGAGCTGAGCGAGGCCGACGCCGCACTGGTTGCCGCCGAACTGCACGACCGCATGACCCAGCGCGTGCTGGCCCAGCTGGAGCAGGCATCCGATCTGTTCAGCCACGCCCAGCCAAAGCCGATGACCTCGGTCGACATCCTCGCCGGTGGCCGCGCCGCCCTGGCCCAGGCCAACATCGACCTGGGCCTGGCCCTGGCCGAAGACGAGATCGACTACCTGGTCAACGCCTTCCAGGGGCTTGCGCGCAACCCGAACGACATCGAACTGATGATGTTCGCTCAGGCCAACTCCGAGCATTGCCGCCACAAAATCTTCAACGCCAGTTGGGACATCGACGGCCAGGCTCAGGAAAAGAGCCTGTTCGGCATGATCAAGAACACCTACCAGATGCACAACGAAGGTGTTCTGTCGGCCTACAAGGACAACGCTTCGGTCATCGTCGGCAACGTCGCCGGGCGCTTCTTCCCGAACCCTGAAACCCGCCAGTACGGCGCGGTGCAGGAGCCGGTGCACATCCTGATGAAGGTCGAGACGCACAACCACCCGACCGCCATCGCCCCGTTCTGCGGTGCCTCCACCGGTTCCGGCGGCGAGATCCGCGACGAAGGTGCCACCGGCCGTGGCGCCAAGCCCAAGGCCGGCCTCACCGGCTTCACCGTGTCCAACCTGCGCATCCCGGGCTTCGAACAGCCGTGGGAGCAGGCCTACGGCAAGCCCGAGCGTATTGTCGACGCCCTTGACATCATGATCGAAGGCCCGCTGGGTGGCGCCGCGTTCAACAACGAATTCGGTCGCCCGGCCCTGACCGGCTACTTCCGGACCTTCGAGCAGGCCATCAACACCCCGCACGGTGAAGAAGTGCGCGGCTACCACAAGCCGATCATGCTCGCAGGCGGCATGGGCAACATTCGTGAAGACCACGTGCAGAAGGGCGAGATCACCGTTGGCGCCAAGCTGATCGTGCTCGGCGGCCCGGCCATGCTGATCGGCCTGGGTGGCGGTGCGGCATCGTCGGTCGCTACCGGCGCAAGCTCCGCCGACCTGGACTTCGCCTCGGTGCAGCGCGAAAACCCGGAAATGGAGCGCCGTTGCCAGGAAGTCATCGACCGCTGCTGGCAGCTGGGCGACGCCAACCCGATCGCCTTCATCCACGACGTCGGCGCTGGTGGTATCTCCAACGCCTTCCCCGAACTGGTCAACGATGGCGGCCGCGGTGGCCGCTTCGAACTGCGCAACGTGCCCAATGACGAGCCGGGCATGGCCCCGCACGAGATCTGGAGCAACGAATCGCAGGAGCGCTACGTGCTGGCCGTCAGCGCCGTCGACTTCGAGCGCTTCCAGGCCATCTGCGAACGCGAGCGCTGCCCGTTCGCGGTTGTCGGCGAGGCCACCGAAGAGCCGCACCTGACCGTGACCGATAGCCACTTCGACAACACGCCGGTGGACATGCCGCTAGACGTGCTGCTGGGCAAACCGCCGCGCATGCACCGTTCGGTCACCCGCGAAGCCGAGCTGGGCGATGATTTCGACCCGAGCAAGGTGGACCTGGACAACGCCGTGCAGCGTGTCCTGAACCACCCGGCCGTGGCCAGCAAGAGCTTCCTGATCACCATCGGCGACCGCACCATCACCGGCCTGGTCGCCCGCGACCAGATGGTCGGCCCGTGGCAGGTACCGGTGGCCGACTGCGCCGTCACCGCCACCAGCTTCGACGTCTACACCGGTGAAGCCATGGCCATGGGCGAGCGTACCCCGTTGGCCCTGCTCGACGCCCCGGCTTCCGGCCGCATGGCGATCGGCGAAACCCTGACCAACCTGGCGGCTGCACGAATTGAAAAACTGTCCGACATCAAGCTGTCGGCCAACTGGATGTCCGCCGCCGGCCATCCGGGTGAAGATGCCCGCCTGTATGACACCGTCAAGGCCGTCGGCATGGAGCTGTGCCCCGAGCTGGGAATTACCATCCCGGTCGGCAAGGACTCGATGTCGATGAAGACCAAGTGGAGCGAAGACGGCGTCGAAAAGAGCGTCACCTCGCCGATGTCGCTGATCATCACCGGCTTCGCCCCGGTCTCCGACATCCGCAAGACCCTGACACCGCAACTGCGCATGGACAAGGGCGAAACCGACCTGATCCTGATCGACCTGGGCCGTGGCAAGAACCGCATGGGCGCGTCGATCCTGGCGCAGACCCACGGCAAGATCGCTGCCCAGGCACCTGACGTCGACGACGCCGAAGACCTCAAGGCCTTCTTCGCCGTGATTCAGGGCCTGAACGCCGACGGCCACCTGTTGGCCTACCACGACCGTTCCGACGGCGGCTTGCTGACCACCGTGGTGGAAATGGCCTTTGCCGGCCACTGCGGCCTCGACCTGCAGCTCGACCCACTGACCGACAACCGCAATGACGTGCCGGCCATCCTCTTCAACGAGGAACTGGGTGCGGTCATCCAGGTGCGTCAGGATGCTACCCCGGACGTGCTGGCGCAGTTCAGCGCCGCGGGCCTGGGTGAAGGTTGCGTGGCAGTGATCGGCAAGCCGGTCAACAACGCCGAAGTGTCCATCAGCCTGAACGGTGAAGTGCTGTTCGACGACGACCGTCGCATGCTGCAGCGTCAGTGGGCCGAGACCAGCTACCAGGTCCAGCGCCTGCGTGACAACGCCGACTGCGCCGATCAGGAATTCGACGCGCTGCTCGAAGAAGACAACCCAGGCCTGTCGGTCAAGGTTGGCTACGACGTCAACGAAGACATCGCTGCGCCGTACATCAAGAAAGGCGTGCGCCCGCAAGTGGCGATCCTGCGTGAGCAGGGCGTCAACGGCCAGGTCGAGATGGCTGCTGCCTTCGACCGCGCCGGCTTCGCCGCCATTGACGTGCACATGAGCGACATCCTCGCTGGTCGTGTCGACTTCGAAGCCTTCAAGGGCCTGGTCGCCTGCGGTGGCTTCTCCTACGGTGACGTGCTGGGTGCCGGTGAAGGCTGGGCCAAGTCGGCACTGTTCAACACCCGTGCCCGCGATGCTTTCCAGGCCTTCTTCGAGCGTACCGACAGCTTCGCCCTGGGCGTGTGCAACGGTTGCCAGATGATGTCCAACCTGCACGAGCTGATCCCAGGCACCGAGTACTGGCCGCACTTCGTGCGCAACCGCTCGGAGCAGTTCGAGGCACGCGTGGCCATGGTCGAGGTGCAGAAGTCCAACTCGATCTTCCTGCAGGGCATGGCCGGTTCGCGCATGCCGATCGCCATCGCCCACGGTGAAGGCCACGCCGAGTTCGCCAACGAAGAGGCATTGCTGGAAGCCGACCTGTCCGGTTGCGTGGCCCTGCGCTACGTCGACAACCACGGCAAGGTCACTGAAGCCTACCCGGCCAACCCGAACGGCTCGCCGCGTGGTATCACCGGCCTGACCAGCCGCGACGGGCGCGTGACCATCATGATGCCGCACCCGGAGCGTGTGTTCCGCGCCGTGCAGAACTCCTGGCGCCCGGACGAGTGGCAGGAAGACGCCGCGCTGATGCGCATGTTCCGCAATGCGCGGGTGTGGGTGAACTGA
- a CDS encoding YqfO family protein, whose translation MYKLAFFVPASHVEVVKAAVFAAGGGRIGDYDHCAWQTLGQGQFRPLDGSQPFLGQAGQVELVEEWKVELVVADDLIAQVVAALKQSHPYETPAYEVWRLEAF comes from the coding sequence GTGTACAAGCTCGCCTTCTTCGTCCCGGCCAGCCATGTGGAGGTGGTCAAGGCCGCTGTATTCGCCGCCGGTGGCGGGCGTATCGGCGACTACGACCACTGCGCCTGGCAGACGCTGGGCCAGGGCCAGTTCCGCCCGTTGGACGGCAGCCAGCCGTTCCTCGGGCAAGCTGGCCAGGTCGAGTTGGTCGAGGAGTGGAAGGTGGAGCTGGTGGTGGCTGACGACCTGATTGCCCAGGTCGTCGCTGCACTCAAGCAGAGCCATCCGTACGAGACGCCAGCCTATGAGGTCTGGCGGCTCGAGGCCTTTTGA